The following are from one region of the Mauremys reevesii isolate NIE-2019 linkage group 2, ASM1616193v1, whole genome shotgun sequence genome:
- the LOC120396575 gene encoding 6-methylsalicylic acid synthase-like, which translates to MRALARVVGPTAVVATSKMFGKVAFFLVLEATAQEVVERGLVVGVVHVPLESLEDLGIWVVVSSVPPFLSNAAHLPFLSTLGKPLSPQPASVGLTDYNVVVKAISLRLGSVLVDMVHPDQTYTIPGCTIFDNLYLDLGDLVLVEACQALYLAASSAWVAEFPLDLFIGPLPRGKTFNPVLKTIDATGEGIDNFWQVLVEGRNCTVEITPERFNTREWYDPDDTKPGKICTTRAALIDGFNTFDNKLFGISDVEAERMDPQQKLLLECTYRALEDAGVTMEHVSGSKTGVFVGLMNRDYEIISSRTVTEINHYDGTGVAVSIAANRISYTFNLTGPSLSIDTACSSFLFALHYASQAVKQGDCEAALCGGVNCIIDPRTFVSLSKAKMISPEGMSMPFTKKANGYGRGEGCGVLLLKPLKKALEDYNRIWGVINISAINQSGRSVTPITRPSQTAQEKLLRGIYLTHVDPSVVQYVEAHGTGTPAGDPTEAESLGSIIGNNRSPKMPVLKIGSVKGNVGHAESAAGAAALIKVLLMMHHETIVPSLHYREDISSINTEKLNLSIPTRVEKWEESREFGRIAGVNCFGFGGTNAHVVVRQFKQTQVLPSFKRPIELFVLSAASSKSLKLTMEDTAEQLNISNSVTLPNLAYTSACRRSHVNYKYRKAFVTNSLRHLQQQVALAAKTEITPSKMTPQLVFVFCANGVNFKGICKTLLSSEPVFRDKCKEIEMLFQQYVPISLLGLTESECEDFSRPEIAQPLLFTLQVALTSLLKHWGIKPVAAVGHSVGEVAAAHCGGFLSLEDAVKVIYHRSRLQAKVTGGRMLVVGNIPVQELSEALVPYSGKVCIAAFNSPSSCTLSGDADSVSALQKELAQVFSKRDIFLRVLHVPAAYHSHMMDPIIKEMVEQLQYLEKQKPESEVISTLTGKAASVDDFTTGKFWARHARDPVAFTQAIVTSAKEKDNVVFVEIGPERALQRYIIETLGKETRVLSSLQTEKEYQTLLSLAGNLFELGYNPDWHNFYEGYQSIPAAFPRYQFDRKKLMTYLDIHQQANRRAVNPNNPLIYSLNNENTKFNCPVSQASAPYLYEHKNNGVALVPGAFFAELGLASMMSSLRPKVPLSTCQISINFLAPCVLNQNSHDLKIELASQKTVTDFKILSSSAAVYASGQITKKSEAAVEENSICFQDIFQRCKSVVTADEVYETLSQVGFQYGSMFRQLSDVFYCEELKEAITSIKVNRETREEMSDYCIHPVLLDCFLQMTAVMTTITFQTRAGFPSGIGSLVVFRPLEEEMMIYLKTSRSTGNYLEVCGCFADKHGSVLAELKRVGITFMKPTSPRDNDFLFENKWKEIFPTQTIGSLGEAPRVIVFADKLGIAQQLKRYLHNESRYVMYEDWDTLLEAKSSEMTTQHKMKKELEDYQEVLFMWGIQKLNDEFPSKLVAHLAKCCEAYRQIIVALREKKSGCSVRIITYRTTDRNVDHLNPGFALCGMTRTCIVEVSEITFQMIDISSLSTLDISALADVIVKYEGQDHPEIWINQGRIYTSEIRRTPFKDVDYSQPSKSLQNSETFTLYTTDPYQVKDLSAEIANNTITQLANHSVEVQMDKVCIHSEDYFPVSVSSCNFGNTLYWNSYTIDKHKLLALDFSGTVTAVGSEVKKVKVGDHVASCYPVVASSRVKVPGTVCFNIKKFPCFRNVPCVSYFMVAWEIVNQTLPKVKHSGTLGIISTDPESVLCKVLTLTAQEMGWRTVLAKPTSDEWQRVNQCNALVYLPPVDGMSKEVLVRLSHLRDLVLVHDNQQSECFRYLIGSDQENIRVHILKLISIFQKASLKQSLRAVHRWIKSVQMKQFKNLSYSVFQQTEDIESTNIAATSYFTCKSIPLAVLKGDVATNRISDIPVYEAEKKMFKQNAVYIVAGGLTGLGFETVKFIVQNGGGCIAILSRSNPSSEKQEEIKALQNQCEGSRIVSLQCNVISHLQVEKAISSIDRIFPKSPIKGVFHSAVVLHDGHLEALNLSHFEKVLSPKVAGVINLHRATRGQELDYFVCYSSVTSFLGNSTQANYAAANSFLDVFCHYRRNCGLSGQSINWGALNLGLLLNQNNIQNILESKGIDILQVHEIYEYLKKSLILNNPQQAVVKLNFGTLSNHVLSRIASLKSRFCTLISEELGSKIDLSEQSRPQNLSPVNSEDYITSLVSYLSSTNVSDLTMNTSLASLGMDSMLAMTLQNRIFHERRVEIPPVKLLDPHTTMSSLVRLLEESSNECGSLEKTTHVAKSIDDGSWL; encoded by the exons GGGGAAAAACATTTAATCCTGTTTTAAAAACTATTGATGCAACAGGTGAAGGAATCGACAATTTCTGGCAAGTACTAGTGGAGGGAAGAAACTGTACCGTAGAAATAACCCCAGAAAGATTCAATACCAGAGAATGGTATGATCCAGATGATACCAAACCAGGAAAAATATGCACGACGCGAGCTGCACTTATTGATGG ATTTAACACATTTGACAACAAGCTGTTTGGAATTAGTGATGTGGAAGCTGAGCGCATGGATCCTCAACAAAAGTTACTCCTGGAATGCACGTACAGAGCACTGGAGGATGCAGGAGTCACGATGGAACATGTCAGTGGCAGCAAAACAGGGGTTTTTGTTG GTCTTATGAATCGAGACTATGAGATCATATCAAGCAGAACTGTAACTGAAATAAATCATTATGATGGAACTGGGGTAGCAGTAAGCATAGCTGCTAACAGGATTTCATACACTTTTAATCTGACTGGACCATCACTTTCCATCGATACTGCCTGCTCATCATTTCTTTTTGCTTTGCATTATGCCTCGCAAGCAGTTAAACAAG GAGACTGTGAAGCGGCTCTGTGTGGAGGAGTGAACTGCATTATAGATCCCCGCACCTTCGTATCTCTGAGTAAAGCAAAAATGATCTCTCCCGAGGGGATGAGTATGCCCTTTACTAAAAAGGCAAATGGTTATGGAAGGGGAGAAGGCTGTGGCGTTCTTTTACTGAAGCCACTAAAAAAG GCACTAGAAGACTATAACAGAATATGGGGAGTTATAAACATCAGTGCAATAAATCAGAGTGGAAGATCCGTGACTCCAATCACAAGACCATCTCAGACAGCACAGGAAAAGTTACTACGTGGCATTTATCTGACTCATGTTGACCCATCAGTTGTGCAGTATGTTGAAGCACACGGCACAGGAACTCCTGCTGGAGATCCTACAGAAGCAGAGAGCCTAGGTAGCATCATTGGTAATAACAGATCTCCTAAAATGCCTGTTCTAAAGATCGGTTCTGTTAAAGGGAATGTTGGCCATGCTGAatcagctgctggagcagctgcatTAATTAAAGTTCTTTTAATGATGCACCATGAAACAATTGTTCCATCTTTGCACTACAGAGAGGATATTAGTAGCATAAATACAGAGAAATTAAATCTATCAATTCCAACAAGAGTAGAGAAATGGGAAGAGTCGAGAGAATTTGGAAGAATAGCTGGTGTCAACTGTTTTGGATTTGGGGGAACCAATGCCCATGTTGTTGTCAGACAGTTCAAGCAAACACAGGTTCTTCCGTCTTTTAAACGACCGATTGAATTATTTGTACTCTCTGCGGCTTCAAGCAAATCCCTTAAACTGACGATGGAAGACACAGCTGAGCAGTTAAATATAAGCAACTCAGTAACTCTCCCAAATCTGGCCTATACATCTGCCTGTAGAAGAAGCCATGTTAATTACAAGTACAGAAAAGCATTTGTTACAAACTCTCTTCGACATTTACAGCAACAAGTTGCATTAGCAGCTAAAACAGAAATAACTCCCTCAAAGATGACTCCACAACTAGTTTTTGTGTTCTGTGCTAATGGAGTAAATTTCAAAGGGATCTGCAAGACATTATTGAGTTCAGAGCCAGTATTCAGAGATAAATGTAAAGAAATAGAAATGTTATTTCAGCAATATGTACCCATCAGCCTCCTGGGATTAACAGAAAGTGAATGTGAGGATTTCTCCAGGCCAGAAATTGCCCAGCCGTTGCTTTTTACTCTCCAGGTTGCCTTAACTTCTCTTCTTAAACACTGGGGAATTAAGCccgtggcagctgttggccattCAGTTGGAGAAGTTGCTGCCGCCCATTGTGGAGGGTTTCTTTCCCTTGAAGATGCTGTCAAAGTAATTTATCACAGGAGTAGGTTACAGGCGAAGGTTACCGGAGGCAGAATGTTGGTAGTTGGTAACATCCCTGTTCAAGAGTTATCAGAAGCCCTTGTCCCGTATTCTGGGAAGGTGTGCATTGCAGCTTTTAACAGCCCTTCTTCCTGTACCTTGTCTGGAGATGCAGACTCTGTGAGTGCCCTTCAGAAAGAACTAGCTCAAGTGTTCAGCAAGAGAGACATATTTCTTCGTGTTTTACATGTCCCAGCTGCATACCACAGCCACATGATGGATCCAATAATAAAGGAGATGGTGGAGCAATTACAGTATTTGGAAAAACAGAAGCCGGAAAGTGAAGTGATTTCAACACTGACTGGGAAGGCTGCTTCTGTAGATGATTTCACTACGGGCAAGTTCTGGGCCCGACATGCTCGGGATCCTGTAGCTTTCACACAGGCCATAGTGACTTCAGCTAAAGAAAAGGACAATGTTGTGTTTGTTGAAATAGGCCCAGAAAGAGCATTACAGAGGTATATAATAGAAACGCTAGGCAAAGAAACTAGAGTTTTGTCCTCCTTGCAAACTGAAAAAGAATATCAGACTCTTCTTAGTCTTGCAGGGAATCTGTTTGAACTGGGATATAATCCTGACTGGCATAACTTTTATGAAGGGTATCAAAGTATTCCAGCAGCCTTTCCCAGGTACCAGTTTGATCGTAAGAAGCTAATGACCTATTTGGACATCCATCAACAAGCAAATCGAAGAGCTGTAAACCCAAATAATCCTTTGATTTACAGTTTGAACAACGAGAACACCAAATTCAACTGCCCAGTTTCCCAGGCATCAGCACCCTATTTGTATGAGCACAAGAACAATGGTGTTGCTTTAGTTCCAGGTGCATTTTTTGCAGAGCTCGGTTTGGCATCTATGATGAGTAGTTTGAGGCCGAAAGTGCCTTTAAGTACTTGTCAGATTAGTATCAATTTTTTGGCACCATGTGTTTTAAACCAGAATTCCCATGACTTAAAGATAGAATTGGCGTCACAAAAAACAGTAACAGATTTCAAAATACTGTCATCCTCAGCTGCAGTTTATGCATCAGGACAAATTACGAAAAAGTCTGAAGCTGCAGTGGAAGAAAACAGCATCTGCTTTCAAGACATCTTTCAAAGGTGTAAATCAGTAGTTACTGCAGATGAGGTTTATGAAACACTATCTCAGGTTGGATTTCAATATGGTTCCATGTTCAGACAGTTAAGTGATGTATTTTATTGTGAAGAGCTAAAGGAAGCTATAACCAGCATAAAGGTGAACAGAGAGACAAGAGAAGAGATGTCTGACTATTGTATCCATCCAGTGCTGTTAGACTGTTTTCTACAGATGACCGCTGTCATGACGACAATAACTTTCCAAACCAGAGCAGGCTTTCCTTCTGGCATAGGCAGCCTTGTAGTTTTCAGACCTTTGGAGGAGGAAATGatgatatatttgaaaacaagTAGATCAACTGGGAACTACTTAGAGGTTTGTGGATGCTTTGCAGATAAACATGGCTCTGTTTTGGCAGAACTGAAACGTGTTGGGATCACCTTTATGAAGCCAACATCCCCCAGAGACAACGACTTTCTCTTTGAAAATAAGTGGAAAGAAATATTTCCCACTCAGACCATAGGAAGTTTAGGGGAAGCACCCAGAGTCATTGTGTTTGCTGACAAACTTGGAATAGCTCAGCAGCTCAAAAGATACTTACACAATGAGTCAAGATATGTTATGTATGAAGACTGGGACACATTGCTGGAAGCCAAGAGTTCAGAAATGACCACACAACATAAAATGAAAAAGGAGCTTGAAGACTACCAGGAAGTTTTGTTCATGTGGGGAATTCAGAAGTTAAATGACGAGTTCCCAAGCAAATTGGTGGCACATTTAGCTAAGTGTTGTGAGGCTTATCGCCAAATTATTGTGGCATTAAGAGAGAAAAAATCCGGTTGTTCAGTTAGAATAATCACCTACAGAACAACAGATAGAAATGTAGATCATCTTAACCCTGGATTTGCTTTGTGTGGCATGACAAGAACCTGCATAGTTGAAGTTTCAGAAATCACATTTCAAATGATTGACATCAGCTCTTTGAGTACACTGGACATCTCAGCCTTAGCAGATGTTATTGTAAAGTATGAAGGACAGGATCATCCAGAAATTTGGATCAATCAAGGAAGAATTTACACTTCGGAAATCAGACGCACACCATTTAAAGATGTGGATTACAGTCAACCTTCAAAGTCTCTTCAGAACTCAGAGACATTCACTTTATACACTACAGATCCTTACCAAGTGAAAGATTTATCTGCTGAAATAGCCAATAATACCATTACTCAGCTTGCAAATCACAGTGTTGAAGTTCAAATGGATAAAGTATGCATCCATTCAGAAGACTATTTTCCTGTTAGCGTTTCAAGTTGTAACTTTGGGAATACATTGTATTGGAATTCATATACAATAGACAAACATAAGCTTTTAGCTCTGGACTTCAGTGGCACAGTAACTGCAGTAGGCAGTGAAGTGAAAAAAGTTAAGGTGGGAGATCATGTGGCTTCATGTTATCCAGTTGTTGCATCATCAAGAGTCAAGGTTCCAGGGACAGTTTGTTTCAACATCAAGAAGTTTCCATGCTTTAGAAATGTACCTTGTGTGTCATACTTTATGGTAGCATGGGAAATTGTAAATCAAACATTACCGAAGGTGAAACACAGTGGGACTTTAGGTATTATTTCTACTGACCCAGAGTCAGTGTTATGCAAAGTGCTCACTCTGACAGCACAGGAAATGGGCTGGAGAACAGTACTTGCAAAACCTACATCTGATGAGTGGCAACGTGTAAATCAGTGCAATGCCCTTGTTTATCTACCTCCAGTAGATGGAATGTCTAAGGAAGTTCTAGTCCGTCTTTCCCATCTCCGAGACCTTGTTTTAGTACATGATAATCAACAGTCTGAATGTTTTCGATACCTTATTGGAAGTGATCAAGAAAACATTCGTGTTCATATACTGAAACTTATCAGTATCTTTCAGAAAGCATCTCTGAAACAATCCCTGAGGGCTGTCCACAGATGGATCAAATCAGTGCAaatgaaacaatttaaaaacctATCATATTCTGTTTTTCAGCAGACTGAGGACATTGAAAGTACAAACATTGCAGCGACCTCCTATTTCACCTGCAAATCTATCCCACTGGCTGTGCTGAAAGGGGATGTGGCGACCAACAGGATTTCAGACATACCAGTATATGAAGCAGAGAAGAAAATGTTTAAGCAGAATGCGGTTTACATAGTGGCAGGGGGGCTCACTGGGCTTGGATTTGAAACTGTGAAATTTATAGTCCAGAACGGAGGGGGCTGTATTGCAATACTTTCAAGGAGCAATCCAAGCAGTGAAAAGCAAGAAGAAATCAAGGCTTTGCAAAATCAGTGTGAAGGGAGCAGAATAGTCAGTTTGCAGTGCAATGTTATTTCTCACTTACAGGTTGAGAAAGCTATCAGTTCAATTGACAGAATCTTTCCAAAGAGCCCAATCAAAGGTGTGTTCCATAGTGCTGTGGTTCTGCATGACGGACATCTTGAAGCTCTGAACTTATCTCACTTTGAGAAAGTGTTAAGTCCCAAAGTTGCAGGGGTAATAAATCTCCACCGGGCTACCAGAGGGCAGGAACTTGACTATTTTGTGTGTTACTCCTCTGTGACTTCATTTCTTGGAAATTCAACACAAGCCAACTATGCTGCTGCTAATTCTTTCCTGGATGTTTTCTGTCACTACAGGAGGAATTGTGGACTTTCAGGACAATCCATTAATTGGGGTGCCTTGAATCTTGGCTTATTGCTAAATCAAaacaacattcaaaatattttggaatCCAAAGGCATAGATATTCTGCAGGTACATGAAATTTATGAATATCTTAAAAAAAGCTTAATTCTGAATAATCCTCAGCAAGCTGTAGTAAAATTAAATTTTGGAACGCTAAGCAATCATGTTCTTTCTCGAATAGCATCACTCAAAAGTCGCTTCTGTACACTAATTTCAGAAGAACTGGGCAGTAAGATTGACCTATCTGAACAAAGTAGACCTCAGAATTTATCTCCAGTCAATTCTGAAGATTATATCACCTCACTGGTGAGTTATCTCAGTAGTACAAACGTGAGTGATCTTACAATGAACACATCACTTGCATCACTGGGCATGGACTCTATGTTAGCCATGACGCTACAGAATCGTATCTTTCATGAAAGAAGGGTGGAGATCCCCCCTGTGAAACTACTTGATCCTCACACAACTATGTCAAGTTTAGTACGACTTTTAGAAGAAAGTTCTAATGAATGTGGATCACTTGAGAAAACAACGCATGTAGCAAAAAGTATCGATGATGGAAGCTGGTTATAG